One stretch of Nicotiana tabacum cultivar K326 chromosome 18, ASM71507v2, whole genome shotgun sequence DNA includes these proteins:
- the LOC107807474 gene encoding BTB/POZ domain-containing protein At3g05675 isoform X2, producing MPIFTNIQETELCDDLRTSAQEQVEFMLEDDEKIPLAIADDEIKVEIGILVSKIFCSFENELFSLILEPDIANKDIEKKVMRSLSDLEWMCNTLLKMDLMKDFVSHWANISSNLLKVIEDKRLDSILWGLKIKLIEVTSKVLDAVGYGTVVLPAESRVELLKTWLPYIRKMKFLSDQMGKTEAAFPYKMSEDLSQCIEGAIVSLVSALPSNDQADILADWISAEQVKYPDLSEAFEIWCYRTKSANRRLDEALTESATPLSPSS from the exons ATGCCCATATTTACCAATATACAAGAAACAGAATTATGTG ATGATCTAAGAACCTCAGCCCAAGAACAGGTTGAGTTCATGCTCGAGGATGATGAAAAGATTCCTCTTGCCATAGCTGATGATGAAATAAAAGTGGAGATTGGAATTCTGGTGTCTAAAATATTTTGTTCTTTTGAAAATGAACTATTCTCCTTGATTTTGGAACCTGACATTGCAAACAAGGATATTGAAAAGAAAGTAATGCGGAGTCTATCTGACCTTGAATGGATGTGTAACACTCTTTTGAAGATGGATCTAATGAAGGACTTCGTTTCCCACTGGGCTAATATATCGAGCAATTTATTGAAGGTCATCGAAGACAAAAGACTTGATTCTATCTTGTGGGGTTTGAAGATAAAATTAATAGAAGTGACATCAAAAGTATTGGACGCAGTAGGTTATGGAACTGTAGTTCTTCCAGCAGAAAGTCGAGtagaactgctcaagacatggcttccatacataagaaaaatgaagtttctTTCCGATCAAATGGGCAAAACAGAGGCTGCATTTCCATACAAGATGAGTGAAGACCTTTCCCAATGCATTGAGGGAGCAATAGTTTCGTTGGTTTCAGCATTACCATCAAATGATCAAGCTGACATTCTAGCAGATTGGATAAGTGCTGAGCAAGTTAAATATCCAGACCTTAGTGAAGCCTTCGAGATATGGTGTTACAGAACAAAGTCTGCAAACAGAAGATTGGATGAGGCTTTGACGGAGTCAGCAACGCCATTGTCACCCTCTAGCTAA
- the LOC107807474 gene encoding BTB/POZ domain-containing protein At3g05675 isoform X1 yields MPIFTNIQETELCGTKKVFLSAIRFATSTSDSFPLFEDDLRTSAQEQVEFMLEDDEKIPLAIADDEIKVEIGILVSKIFCSFENELFSLILEPDIANKDIEKKVMRSLSDLEWMCNTLLKMDLMKDFVSHWANISSNLLKVIEDKRLDSILWGLKIKLIEVTSKVLDAVGYGTVVLPAESRVELLKTWLPYIRKMKFLSDQMGKTEAAFPYKMSEDLSQCIEGAIVSLVSALPSNDQADILADWISAEQVKYPDLSEAFEIWCYRTKSANRRLDEALTESATPLSPSS; encoded by the coding sequence ATGCCCATATTTACCAATATACAAGAAACAGAATTATGTGGTACGAAAAAAGTTTTCTTGTCTGCTATCCGCTTTGCCACTTCCACCAGTGATTCTTTCCCTTTATTTGAAGATGATCTAAGAACCTCAGCCCAAGAACAGGTTGAGTTCATGCTCGAGGATGATGAAAAGATTCCTCTTGCCATAGCTGATGATGAAATAAAAGTGGAGATTGGAATTCTGGTGTCTAAAATATTTTGTTCTTTTGAAAATGAACTATTCTCCTTGATTTTGGAACCTGACATTGCAAACAAGGATATTGAAAAGAAAGTAATGCGGAGTCTATCTGACCTTGAATGGATGTGTAACACTCTTTTGAAGATGGATCTAATGAAGGACTTCGTTTCCCACTGGGCTAATATATCGAGCAATTTATTGAAGGTCATCGAAGACAAAAGACTTGATTCTATCTTGTGGGGTTTGAAGATAAAATTAATAGAAGTGACATCAAAAGTATTGGACGCAGTAGGTTATGGAACTGTAGTTCTTCCAGCAGAAAGTCGAGtagaactgctcaagacatggcttccatacataagaaaaatgaagtttctTTCCGATCAAATGGGCAAAACAGAGGCTGCATTTCCATACAAGATGAGTGAAGACCTTTCCCAATGCATTGAGGGAGCAATAGTTTCGTTGGTTTCAGCATTACCATCAAATGATCAAGCTGACATTCTAGCAGATTGGATAAGTGCTGAGCAAGTTAAATATCCAGACCTTAGTGAAGCCTTCGAGATATGGTGTTACAGAACAAAGTCTGCAAACAGAAGATTGGATGAGGCTTTGACGGAGTCAGCAACGCCATTGTCACCCTCTAGCTAA